In Cellulomonas wangsupingiae, the genomic window AAGGCCGTCTGCCGTCGTTGCGACGTCGTCGACACGTGCCTGAAGTGGGCGATCGAGACCGGCCAGGACGCCGGCGTCTGGGGCGGCCTGTCCGAGGACGAGCGCCGCGCACTCAAGCGCCGCACCGCCCGCCAGCGTCGCGCCGGCTGACCGACCGGACGAGCCGCGGCCACGTGCCGCCACCGGCGCCACGCACCGACCACCTCGACAGGGCCGACCGGTCACGGCGGCCCTGTCGGCATGTCCGGGCCCGGCGCCGCACCGGGCGTCACGCCACGGTCGCCGCGTCCCGCCCCTGCCGCAGGACGGCCTCGATGACCACCGAGGTGCCGCCGCCGTCGCGGCCGCGCCACTCGATGGAGCCACCCAGCTCGTTGCGCACGAGCGTCGACACGATCTGCGTGCCCAGCCCCGTCCCGGCGCCCTTGCCGTCCGGCACGCCCCTGCCGTCGTCGACGACCTCGACCCGTAGGTGATGACCCTCCCGCTCGGCGACGACCTCCACCGTCCCGTGGTCGCGACCGGCCAGCCCGTGCTCGACGGCGTTCGTCACGAGCTCGGTCAGGATGAGGGCGAGCGCGGTCGCGTCCTCGGCCGGGACGGCGCCGAACGAACCTCGGACGGTGGTCCGCACGTGCGCCCCCGCCGTCGCCACGTCGGCCGCGAGGCGCAGGCTGCGCCCGACGAGGTCGTCGAACGGGACGCTCTCGTCCAGCGTCTGGGACAACGTCTCGTGCACCAGCGCGATCGTCGACACCCGCCGCATGGCCTCGCCCAGCGCCTCGCGCGCCTCGGGTGAGCTCATGCGCCGCGACTGCAGGCGCAGCAGCGCCGCCACCGTCTGCAGGTTGTTCTTCACGCGGTGGTGGATCTCGCGGATCGTCGCGTCCTTGGTGATGAGCTCGCGCTCGCGCCGCCGGAGCTCGGAGACGTCGCGGCACAGCAGCACGGCGCCCGTGCGCTGACCGCGCTCGGTGAGCGGCACCGCGCGCAGCGACAGCGCGACCCCGCGTGCCTCCACGTCGACGCGCCACGGGGCCCGCCCCATGAGCACCAGCGGCATCGACTCGTCGACCGTGGCGTTCTGCTCGATGAGGTCGGCCGTGACCTCGATGAGCGACCTGCCCACGAGGTCGCCGAGCGCCCCCAGGCGGTGGAAGCACGACAGCGCGTTGGGGCTCGCGTAGAGCACCTCCCCCTCACCGTTCATGCGCACGAGCCCGTCACCGACGCGGGGCGCGCCGCGGCGCGGCCCCGTCGGCGCGTCGGGCGAGGGGTACTCGCCCCGCGCGACCATGGCGACCAGGTCGTCGGCCGCCTCGACGTAGTTGAGCTCGAGCCGCGACGGCGTCCGGGCCCCCCCGAGGTTGGTCTGCCGGGCGAGGACCGCGATGGAGCGCCCGCCGCGCACGACGGGCACCGCCTCCTCGCGCACCGCGTACGAGCCGAACCAGCGCGGCTCGCGCGAACGCTGCGGCGCCTGCTCCTCGAGGGCGCGTCGCAGCTGCGCCACCTGCCCCTCGGGCGGCCGGGAGCCGACGACGTCGTCGTAGTGCACGGTGGCACCCGTCGACGGCCGGCACTGGGCGACCGCGACGAAGTCGCCGTCGGCCGTGGGGAGCCACAGCACCAGGTCGGCGAACGCCAGGTCGGAGACGACCTGCCAGTCACCGACCAGCAGGTGCAGCCACTCCAGGTCGGCGGCGTCGAGCGCACCGTGACGTGTGACGAGGTCGCTCAGCGTGGACACCGCCCCAGGGTACGCAGCGACGGCTACGCTCGACGACGACGGGAGGCCGGCCGGCGGCCTCGCCGTCGCGGGGCCGCGCGTCCGCTCGGTCCCCCACGCCCACGCCCGTCCGGGAGGTCCGCGGTGCAGCTCCACGTCACGATCGACCTGCCCACCGACGTGCGCGACGCGTCACGCCTGCTGGCGGACCCGGCGTACGTGCACGCGAAGGTGCGGGCGTCCGGCGCCGTGGAGCAGCAGGTCGACGTCACGGGCACGGCCGACGACGCCTTCACGGTGACGAGCCGGCGCGCGCTGCCCACCGCGCAGATACCGGCCCACCTGCGGTCGTTCGTGGGCGACCGGATCGACGTCCGGCAGGTCGAGGCGTGGGAGGCCCCGGCCGCGGACGGCTCGCGCTCCGGCACCGTGGTCGTCGAGATCGCCGGCGCACCGGTGCGGCTCACGGGGCGCACGTCCCTGGTGGCCGTGGGCCCCGACGCCTCCCGGGTGGTCTACGACGGCGACGTCCGAGCGGCCGTCCCGCTCTTCGGTGCGGCCGTCGAGGAGGCCGCGGCCGGCGCCGTCCGCGCCGCCCTCGGCGAGGAGGAGGCGGTCGCCGCCCGCTGGCTCGCCGGCGACGCCGACCGGGACGGCTCGACGACCCGCTGAGGCCGCAGCGGTGCACCCCGCGCCGCCACCGCCCGCGGACGGTCCGCGCGGCCGCGGCCCGTCGGCGACCGACGGCGGTCCCGGCACCCGTTCGCGCCACGGGTCACGCGGAGGCCTCCCAGCCGTAACGATTGGATAACGCGAGAGGCGTAAAAACCCCGTCTGACCTGCGCGTTCACTTCCGTGGGATCGCTACCACCACCCGTCTGCGCGAGCCGATCCTTGACACCCGCCCATATCCGGGACGAAGGTGTCCCGCAGTGCGTGGGAACGCTCCCGCGAGACGGTTTCACAGGAGCACACCACGACGGGCCCGACGGCCCACGCGCGACGCAGGTCACAGCCGGTGCGGCTGGGCGGCGGCGGGCGGACTGGATGCACGGCGAGGCCGCCGTCAGACTGACAAGGGAGTCATTGTGCGCAAGACCACACGCAAGGCGTGGGCGCTCGCAGCGGGCGTCATGAGCATCTCGCTGCTCGGCACCGCCTGCTCGGACGGCGGCTCGTCCGCCGAGGGCGGCACGGACGGCGACGAGGCGATCACCCTCACCATCGCCACCTTCAACGACTTCGGGTACACCGAGGAGCTCCTCGCCGAGTACACCGAGCTGAACCCCAACGTGAAGGTCGAGCAGACGCGTGCCGCGCAGTCGGCCGACGCTCGCACGAACCTGACGACGAAGCTCGCCGCCGGCGGCGCCGGCCTGGCGGACATCGAGGCGATCGAGGTGGACTGGCTCCCCGAGCTCGTCGCGAGCGCCGACGCGTTCGCCGACCTCTCGGACGACGCGGTCGAGGGCCGCTGGGACGAATGGAAGGTCGCTGCCGCGACGGCCGAGGACGGCCGCCTGATCGGCTACGGCACCGACATCGGCCCGGAGGGCATCTGCTACCGGGCGGACCTGTTCGAGGCCGCCGGCCTGCCGACCGACCGCGCGGCGGTCGCCGAGCTCCTCGGTGGCGAGAACGCCACGTGGGACTCCTACTTCGAGGTCGGCCGCCAGTTCGTCGCGGCCACGCCCGACGTCGCGTGGTTCGAGACCGCGGGCTCGATCTACCAGGGCATGGTCAACCAGCTGGAGAACGCGTACGAGGAGAGCGACGGCACGGCGAAGCCGCTGGCCGAGAACACCGACGTGAAGGACGCGTACCTCGCGACCGTCACGGCCTCCGCCGACCTGTCCGCCAACCTCGCCCAGTGGTCGGGCGACTGGGACGCCGCGTTCCAGAACAACAGCTTCGCGACGATGCTCTGCCCCGCGTGGATGACCGGTCCGATCGAGGAGCGCGCCGGCGGCGTCACCGGCTGGGACGTCGCGGACGTCTTCCCCGGCGGCGGCGGCAACTGGGGCGGCTCGTACCTGACCGTCCCGGCCAGCGGCAAGAACGTGGACGAGGCCAAGGCGCTCGCCGAGTGGCTCACGTCGCCCGAGACGCAGGTCAAGGCGTTCCTGAACGCCGGTACGTTCCCGAGCCAGGTCGAGGCCTGGGAGTCGGCGGACCTGACGGGCGCGACGAACGACTTCTTCAACGACGCCCCGGTCGGTGAGATCTTCGCCAACCGTGCCGCCGCGATCGACGTCACGCCGTTCAAGGGTGAGAACTACTTCGAGATCCACCAGGTGGTGAGCGACGCGATCAACCGCGTCGACATCGAGAAGTCCGAGACGCCCGAGCAGGGATGGGACAGCGCAGTCCAGGCCTTCAGCAACCTGGACCTGTGACCCACTGACCGGCCGGGGACCCCACGCGGGTCCCCGGCCGGTCCTCCCGTGCGACGGCTCGCCCGCCGCACGGCCCGTCCGAGGGTCCGCCGGCACGACGCGACCCTGAGTCCCCCCGGGTCACCATCCACGCGAGGTCCCTCATGTCCGTGAAGTCACCGGCGCCGGAGCGGGTCATCACCGCCGGCGCCCCCCGGCCACCCCGCCGGGTCGGATTCTCCCAGCGGCTGTCGCGCTGGGACGTCAAAGTCTCTCCGTACCTCTACATCTCCCCGTTCTTCATCGCCTTCGCGATCACGGGGCTCTTCCCCCTCATCTACACGGGATACGTCTCCGTGTACGAGTGGAAGCTGCTGGGTGGCCAGGGCGAGTTCATCGGCTTCGAGAACTTCGCGGCCATCCTCGCCCACGACGTGTTCTGGAAGTCGCTGCGCAACACGTTCTCCATCTTCCTGCTGTCGACGGTCCCGCAGGTCGCCGTCGCCATCGTGCTCGCCGCGCTCCTGGACCAGAACCTGCGCGCCCGGACGTTCTGGCGGATGGGGGTCCTGCTGCCGTACGTCGTCGCGCCCGTCGCCGTCGGCATCATCTTCGGCCGCCTGTTCGCCGACCAGTCCGGCCTGATCAACGCCGCGCTCGGCGTCTTCGGGCTCGACCCGGTCCGCTGGCACGTCGAACCGCTCCCGAGCCACATCGCCATCGCCACGATGGTGAACTTCCGGTGGACGGGGTACAACGCCCTGATCTTCCTGGCCGCCATGCAGGCCGTGCCGCGGGACCTCTACGAGGCGGCGATCATCGACGGCGCCGGTCGCATCCGTCAGTTCTTCTCGATCACGGTCCCCCAGATCCGCGCGACGATCATCTTCGTCGTCCTGACCTCGACCATCGGTGGCCTGCAGATCTACGACGAGCCCCGCGTGTTCGACGAGCTCGGCCGCGGCGGGTCCTCGCAGCAGTGGATGACGACGACCCTGTACCTCTACGACGTGGGCTGGGGCACTCAGCGCAACCTCGGACGAGCCGCCGCCGTGGCGTGGATCCTCTTCCTCATCGTCATCGTCATCGGGTCGATCAACTTCGCACTCAGCAACCGGATCGCGAGCTCGGGCGGCCACGGGCCGCAGCGAAGGTCCCGACGCCAGCGGCGCGCAGCCGCACGTTCCACGAGGAGGCCGTGATGAGTTCCGTCCCCGCGATCCGGCAGTCTGCGGGCGCCGGAGCGGCGCGCGCAGCACGCCGTGCGCGCCCCAACGTCGGCGGCTACGAGCGTCGGCCCGGGATCGTCACCTACGTCCTGCTCGGCGTGGCCCTGCTCGTCGGCATCGCACCGATCTACTACACGCTGCTGCTCGGCTCGTCCGACCCGGTGGCCATCGCGCAGAGCCCGTTGCCGCAGATCTTCCCGGACGCGAGCCTGTTCCAGAAGTTCGGCGAGGTCATGAACTCCAACGCCTTCGACTTCTGGCAGGCGTTCCGCAACTCGCTGATCGTCTCGACGGTCACCGCCGCCTCGACGGTGCTCTTCTCGACGCTCGCGGGCTTCTCGTTCTCGAAGCTGAACTTCCGCGGCCGTCGTCCTCTGCTGGTGTTCGTCATCGCCACGATGGCCGTGCCGACCCAGCTGGGCGTGATCCCGCTGTACATCATCATGGCGAAGATGCAGTGGGTGGGCACGCTGCAGGCCGTGATCGTCCCCGCCCTCGTGACGGCCTTCGGCGTGTTCTGGATGACGCAGTACCTCGAGGAGGCGCTGCCCTACGAGCTCGTCGAGGCGGCCCGCGTCGACGGCGCGTCGATGTTCCGCACGTTCTGGTCGATCGCGATGCCCGCGGCGCGACCCGCCGCGGCCATGCTCGCGTTGTTCACGTTCGTCACCCAGTGGACCAACTTCTTCTGGCCCTCGATCGTGCTCAACCAGACGAATCCGACGCTCCCCGTGGCACTTCGCCTGCTCCAGGCGAACTACTTCGTGGACTACTCGCTCGTCATGGCGGGCGTGTTCATCGTCACCCTGCCGTTGATCATCCTGTTCGTCTTCGCCGGCCGACAGCTGGTCGCGGGCATCATGGCGGGCGCAGTCAAGGGCTGAGGCCCTCGGTGCTCACCTGGTCGGGCGCGCGACACCCGTGCGCCCGACCAGTGACCGAGCAGGTCCGGAGGTAACCTTCGCCTCGTGCGCGGGACGCGGACCATGGCCAGGAGAACACCCAAGCTGCACCCGTGCAGCCACACGAGGGGATGACCAACGGTGGTCGAGAACTTCTCGATGCGCGCAGATCTCGCGCGCCCGGCGGCGCCGACGCTCGAGCAGGTGGCCGAGAGGGCGGGTGTCTCGCGCTCGACGGCGTCGCGCGCGATCAACGGCGGCCTGCGCGTGTCGCCGGAGGCGCTCTCCGCGGTCGAGGCCGCCGTCGCCGACCTCGGCTACACGCCCAACCGGGCGGCACGGTCGCTCGTCACGCGCAGGACGGACTCGATCGCGCTCGTCGTGCCCGAGCCCGACGAGCGGGTGCTGTCCGACCCCTTCTTCGCCGGGACGCTCAACGGGCTCAGCACGTCGCTGGCCGACTCCGACATCCAGGTCGTGCTGGTCATCGCGCGCCCGGGTGAGAGCGAGCGGACCATCCGGTACCTGCGCAACGGGCACGTCGACGGCGCCATCGTCGTGTCGCACCACCGGGACGACGCGCTCGACCAGGCGCTGCTCGCCTCCCGCGTGCCCAACGTCTTCGTCGGCCGCCCCCTGTCGGCGTCCCACGAGGACGTCCAGTACGTCGACACCGACAACACCGAGGGCGGGCGCCTGGCGACCCAGCACCTCATCGACCGCGGCTGCCGCCGCATCGCGACGATCGCGGGGCCGCAGGACATGTCCGCCGGCATCGACCGGCTCGTCGGCTGGCGGGTGGCGATGGAGGCCTCCGGCCTCGACCAGTCCGCGGTGGTGCACGGCGACTTCACGATCACGTCGGGCGCGCGCGCCGCGCGCGACCTGCTCGCACGGTTCCCCGACGTCGACGGGATCTTCATCGCGTCCGACCTCATGGCGACGGGTGCCCTGGGTGTGCTCGCGGAGCTGGGTCGCGACGTGCCGGGTGACGTGGCGATCGTCGGCTACGACAACCTCGGCGTCGCCGCGTCGACCACGCCCCCGTTGACCAGCGTCATCCAGCCCGTCGTCGCCATGGCGCGCGCTGCCGGCGCGCGCCTGCTCGACCAGCTGCACGGTGCGCCCAGCAGCGAACCGCTGATCTTCGCCCCCGAGCTCGTGGTGCGCGCTTCGGCGTGACCGGGGGCATCGCCGCAAGAACCGTCTGACTGGAGTCTCATCTCTTCTTGACATCGGCGGCCCTGCCGCGCAAAGGTGGTCGCAGCGCCGCACAACGGTGTGCGGCGCTCCCGCCCGTCCAGGGCGACGGGAGAGGAGCCGATCATCATCCGTCCCGCCACGACTCCCGAGTCGGCACCCACCTCCCCCGCGCCCCGGTCGGCACCCACCTCCACCACGCGGCGCGGACGAGCGCGGACGACCCGGCGGCGGCGCACGGGCATCGCACTCGCGGTCGTCCTGCTGCTGGCGACCGCGCTGCCGGCCGCCGCCCGGGCTGCCGACCAGCGCTCCCTGCCCCGTCCCGGTGCGGGCGCCGCACAGCCCGACGACGCGCTCCAGGACGAGGACGCCTGGTGCTCGTACCTCGAGTCGCACTACCTGTCGTTCCCGTCGCCATGGTCGGCGCGGGTCATCAACTGCGGCCGGGACGCGCTCGCGGTCGCGCCGGTGTACTCCGACGAGGCGCCCGGCACGTGCGTGGTCGTCCCGGCACGCCACAGCCGTCACCTGGGCGGCAACATCGCGCGGTGGGTCACCGACATCCGGCTCTGCTGACATCACGGCACGGGCCGACCGTGCCAGGGTGAGGCATGAGCGACGACGCTTCCCCCCCGAGCGCGGCCCTACCGGCCGCCACGCCCGCCCTCTCCTCCGCCCCCCTGGCCACCGCGCAGCAGCAGCTCGCCCGCGCCGTCGAGATCCTCGGCTACGACGCAGGCCTGCACGAGGTGCTCGCGACGCCACGCCGCGAGCTGCGCGTCGCGGTCCCGCTGCGCCGTGACGACGGCCGCGTCCAGGTCTTCACCGGGTACCGCGTCCAGCACAACATCTCGCGCGGCCCCGGCAAGGGCGGGCTGCGGTACGCGCCAGGCGTCGACGTGGACGAGGTCCGGGCCCTCGCGATGTGGATGACCTGGAAGTGCGCGGTCGTCGACGTGCCCTACGGCGGCGCCAAGGGCGGCGTCACCATCGACCCGCACGCGCACTCCGCGTCGGAGCTGGAGCGCGTCACGCGCCGCTACACCAGCG contains:
- a CDS encoding carbohydrate ABC transporter permease; protein product: MSVKSPAPERVITAGAPRPPRRVGFSQRLSRWDVKVSPYLYISPFFIAFAITGLFPLIYTGYVSVYEWKLLGGQGEFIGFENFAAILAHDVFWKSLRNTFSIFLLSTVPQVAVAIVLAALLDQNLRARTFWRMGVLLPYVVAPVAVGIIFGRLFADQSGLINAALGVFGLDPVRWHVEPLPSHIAIATMVNFRWTGYNALIFLAAMQAVPRDLYEAAIIDGAGRIRQFFSITVPQIRATIIFVVLTSTIGGLQIYDEPRVFDELGRGGSSQQWMTTTLYLYDVGWGTQRNLGRAAAVAWILFLIVIVIGSINFALSNRIASSGGHGPQRRSRRQRRAAARSTRRP
- a CDS encoding WhiB family transcriptional regulator, which translates into the protein MDWRHRAACLDEDPELFFPIGNTGPALQQIEEAKAVCRRCDVVDTCLKWAIETGQDAGVWGGLSEDERRALKRRTARQRRAG
- a CDS encoding sensor histidine kinase, giving the protein MSTLSDLVTRHGALDAADLEWLHLLVGDWQVVSDLAFADLVLWLPTADGDFVAVAQCRPSTGATVHYDDVVGSRPPEGQVAQLRRALEEQAPQRSREPRWFGSYAVREEAVPVVRGGRSIAVLARQTNLGGARTPSRLELNYVEAADDLVAMVARGEYPSPDAPTGPRRGAPRVGDGLVRMNGEGEVLYASPNALSCFHRLGALGDLVGRSLIEVTADLIEQNATVDESMPLVLMGRAPWRVDVEARGVALSLRAVPLTERGQRTGAVLLCRDVSELRRRERELITKDATIREIHHRVKNNLQTVAALLRLQSRRMSSPEAREALGEAMRRVSTIALVHETLSQTLDESVPFDDLVGRSLRLAADVATAGAHVRTTVRGSFGAVPAEDATALALILTELVTNAVEHGLAGRDHGTVEVVAEREGHHLRVEVVDDGRGVPDGKGAGTGLGTQIVSTLVRNELGGSIEWRGRDGGGTSVVIEAVLRQGRDAATVA
- a CDS encoding LacI family DNA-binding transcriptional regulator → MRADLARPAAPTLEQVAERAGVSRSTASRAINGGLRVSPEALSAVEAAVADLGYTPNRAARSLVTRRTDSIALVVPEPDERVLSDPFFAGTLNGLSTSLADSDIQVVLVIARPGESERTIRYLRNGHVDGAIVVSHHRDDALDQALLASRVPNVFVGRPLSASHEDVQYVDTDNTEGGRLATQHLIDRGCRRIATIAGPQDMSAGIDRLVGWRVAMEASGLDQSAVVHGDFTITSGARAARDLLARFPDVDGIFIASDLMATGALGVLAELGRDVPGDVAIVGYDNLGVAASTTPPLTSVIQPVVAMARAAGARLLDQLHGAPSSEPLIFAPELVVRASA
- a CDS encoding DUF2505 domain-containing protein, yielding MQLHVTIDLPTDVRDASRLLADPAYVHAKVRASGAVEQQVDVTGTADDAFTVTSRRALPTAQIPAHLRSFVGDRIDVRQVEAWEAPAADGSRSGTVVVEIAGAPVRLTGRTSLVAVGPDASRVVYDGDVRAAVPLFGAAVEEAAAGAVRAALGEEEAVAARWLAGDADRDGSTTR
- a CDS encoding ABC transporter substrate-binding protein, with the protein product MRKTTRKAWALAAGVMSISLLGTACSDGGSSAEGGTDGDEAITLTIATFNDFGYTEELLAEYTELNPNVKVEQTRAAQSADARTNLTTKLAAGGAGLADIEAIEVDWLPELVASADAFADLSDDAVEGRWDEWKVAAATAEDGRLIGYGTDIGPEGICYRADLFEAAGLPTDRAAVAELLGGENATWDSYFEVGRQFVAATPDVAWFETAGSIYQGMVNQLENAYEESDGTAKPLAENTDVKDAYLATVTASADLSANLAQWSGDWDAAFQNNSFATMLCPAWMTGPIEERAGGVTGWDVADVFPGGGGNWGGSYLTVPASGKNVDEAKALAEWLTSPETQVKAFLNAGTFPSQVEAWESADLTGATNDFFNDAPVGEIFANRAAAIDVTPFKGENYFEIHQVVSDAINRVDIEKSETPEQGWDSAVQAFSNLDL
- a CDS encoding carbohydrate ABC transporter permease, which codes for MSSVPAIRQSAGAGAARAARRARPNVGGYERRPGIVTYVLLGVALLVGIAPIYYTLLLGSSDPVAIAQSPLPQIFPDASLFQKFGEVMNSNAFDFWQAFRNSLIVSTVTAASTVLFSTLAGFSFSKLNFRGRRPLLVFVIATMAVPTQLGVIPLYIIMAKMQWVGTLQAVIVPALVTAFGVFWMTQYLEEALPYELVEAARVDGASMFRTFWSIAMPAARPAAAMLALFTFVTQWTNFFWPSIVLNQTNPTLPVALRLLQANYFVDYSLVMAGVFIVTLPLIILFVFAGRQLVAGIMAGAVKG